A stretch of the Mesorhizobium sp. Pch-S genome encodes the following:
- a CDS encoding FAD-dependent monooxygenase, whose translation MIYDVVIAGAGPVGLFLAGELRLAGLSVLVLEQAEDPGSPLKRLPFGMRGLSVPTLDAFYRRGLLDDVAAAQGAAKDNASAVAHWARQPHRPGGHFAGIQFFHDHIDTAKWPYRLPSPSGTGMAVEMQSLETVLATHAGTAGVEIKRGLGVEGFDQSDDGVVVRAGGETFRGRWLVGCDGGRSRVRKAGGFEFVGTDAEFTGYSLEVELADPDKLQQGRHYTATGMYTYAQPGTIGMVDFDGGAYHRSQPVTLDHAQAVLRRVSGTDVSLTSLRLATTWTDRAYQATSYRKGRVLLAGDAAHIHSPLGGQGLNLGLGDAMNLGWKLASTIYGDAPAGLLDSYTSERHPVGAQVLDWSRAQVALMRPSRSSRALEAIIRDLIATRDGATYFAERVWGVSLHYDLGDSHPLVGHSVPDFELADGRKVGDLLRAGKGLLLDFDASTLLQTLANRWDGRIAYVAGLPRDCLGLRAVLVRPDGFVAWAAGGAPDIDQAARAATRWFGASCLTDTRNTAPGGRVA comes from the coding sequence ATGATCTATGATGTCGTCATTGCGGGGGCCGGCCCTGTCGGCCTGTTCCTCGCCGGCGAACTGCGCCTCGCAGGCCTTTCCGTGCTGGTGCTTGAGCAAGCCGAAGACCCGGGTTCACCCTTGAAGCGCCTTCCATTCGGCATGCGGGGTCTTTCAGTGCCCACGCTCGACGCATTTTACCGGCGCGGTTTGCTGGATGATGTTGCAGCCGCGCAAGGTGCGGCCAAGGACAATGCCTCTGCGGTTGCGCACTGGGCGCGACAGCCGCATCGCCCGGGAGGCCATTTCGCGGGCATCCAGTTCTTTCATGACCATATCGATACCGCGAAGTGGCCATATCGGCTGCCGAGCCCCAGCGGCACGGGCATGGCCGTCGAGATGCAATCCCTGGAAACAGTCCTGGCAACCCATGCCGGCACCGCGGGCGTCGAGATCAAACGCGGCCTCGGCGTCGAAGGCTTCGATCAGTCCGACGACGGCGTGGTCGTCCGCGCTGGCGGCGAGACGTTCCGCGGGCGTTGGTTGGTCGGCTGTGATGGCGGGCGCAGCAGGGTGCGCAAGGCGGGTGGCTTCGAATTCGTCGGCACCGATGCCGAATTCACCGGCTATTCGCTTGAAGTCGAGCTTGCCGATCCGGACAAGCTGCAGCAGGGTCGTCATTACACCGCGACCGGCATGTATACCTACGCGCAGCCCGGAACCATTGGGATGGTCGACTTCGACGGTGGTGCCTACCACAGAAGCCAGCCCGTCACGCTCGATCATGCGCAGGCGGTGTTGCGTCGGGTGTCCGGCACGGATGTTTCCCTGACCTCGCTTCGTCTGGCCACCACCTGGACCGATCGGGCCTATCAGGCAACCTCCTACCGCAAGGGACGGGTGCTGCTGGCCGGCGACGCCGCTCACATCCATTCTCCCCTCGGCGGCCAGGGCCTCAATCTGGGGCTCGGTGATGCGATGAACCTTGGCTGGAAGCTGGCTTCCACCATCTATGGCGATGCGCCAGCCGGTCTTCTCGACAGCTACACCAGCGAGCGGCATCCCGTCGGTGCGCAGGTTTTGGACTGGTCACGCGCCCAGGTCGCGCTGATGCGGCCAAGCCGCAGTTCGCGTGCGCTCGAAGCCATCATCCGTGACCTCATCGCCACGCGCGACGGGGCGACATATTTTGCCGAGCGCGTTTGGGGCGTCTCTCTTCACTATGATCTTGGCGACAGCCATCCGCTGGTGGGACATAGCGTTCCCGATTTCGAGCTGGCCGACGGAAGGAAGGTTGGCGATCTCCTCAGGGCAGGCAAGGGCCTGTTGCTGGATTTTGATGCCAGCACGCTTCTCCAGACACTCGCAAACCGCTGGGATGGCAGGATTGCCTATGTGGCCGGTCTGCCAAGGGATTGCCTCGGTTTGAGGGCCGTGCTCGTGCGCCCCGATGGATTTGTCGCCTGGGCCGCCGGTGGCGCTCCCGATATCGATCAGGCTGCACGGGCGGCGACGCGATGGTTCGGTGCTTCATGCCTCACAGATACTCGAAATACGGCGCCCGGCGGGCGGGTCGCATGA
- a CDS encoding TetR/AcrR family transcriptional regulator, with amino-acid sequence MSNPPGLRDRKKQETRQAISNVATLLFVEHGFDQVSVTDVAREAGVARKTVFNYFARKEDLVFDREDEVRELVRTALADRGGQAPVRAFQSLMRRLVDQQHPVFRITDRPIRFWRMVAESPALTARACELQVTLADDLAAMMADAAGGPRSDPAAHLAATMLMATLVVGYREALRAFRANQKPEAALLHVMQRGFAGVDAALAGTPYI; translated from the coding sequence ATGTCAAATCCGCCAGGCCTGCGAGATCGCAAGAAACAAGAGACGCGTCAGGCGATCTCCAACGTAGCGACGCTCCTGTTCGTCGAGCACGGCTTCGACCAGGTCTCCGTCACGGACGTAGCGCGCGAGGCCGGCGTCGCAAGAAAGACGGTGTTCAACTACTTCGCCCGCAAGGAAGACCTGGTCTTCGATCGCGAGGACGAAGTGCGGGAGCTGGTGCGTACGGCGCTTGCCGATCGGGGCGGACAAGCGCCAGTCCGCGCCTTCCAGAGCTTGATGCGGAGGCTGGTCGACCAGCAGCATCCCGTGTTCAGGATCACCGATCGACCCATCCGGTTCTGGCGCATGGTGGCCGAGAGCCCGGCACTGACGGCACGCGCCTGCGAACTCCAGGTGACACTGGCCGACGATCTCGCGGCGATGATGGCCGATGCTGCGGGCGGACCGCGCTCAGACCCTGCCGCGCATCTGGCAGCGACAATGCTGATGGCCACGCTGGTGGTTGGCTATCGCGAGGCCCTGCGCGCCTTTCGCGCGAACCAAAAACCTGAAGCAGCTTTGCTGCACGTCATGCAACGGGGTTTTGCCGGCGTCGACGCCGCACTCGCCGGCACGCCGTACATCTGA
- a CDS encoding GNAT family N-acetyltransferase yields MTELGYPTSIDEMAARMATLAGRADHAVFVMVHEAVAAGMVAVSASPSLFSNDPQGAIIALVVSSRFRGRGIGALLVERGEKWFRENGIGYVTVKPSRHREDAHRLYARLGYEHSGLRFSKSLT; encoded by the coding sequence ATGACCGAACTCGGCTATCCGACCTCAATCGACGAAATGGCGGCTCGGATGGCAACCCTGGCCGGCCGGGCAGATCATGCGGTGTTCGTGATGGTCCATGAAGCCGTTGCCGCCGGGATGGTTGCGGTCTCTGCTTCACCATCACTTTTCAGCAACGATCCGCAGGGTGCGATCATCGCACTGGTCGTTTCCTCTCGCTTCCGCGGGCGTGGGATCGGCGCACTGCTGGTGGAGCGGGGAGAGAAATGGTTTCGCGAGAACGGCATTGGCTACGTTACGGTGAAGCCGAGCAGACATCGTGAAGACGCGCACCGCCTCTACGCCCGGCTCGGATACGAACATAGCGGCCTGCGGTTTTCGAAAAGCCTGACTTAG
- the paaA gene encoding 1,2-phenylacetyl-CoA epoxidase subunit PaaA codes for MYAQMVKTDAARVKSLDEMEPQERAFQERIDAGQKIEPKEWMPEAYRKTLIRQISQHAHSEIVGQLPEGNWITRAPTLERKAILLAKVQDEAGHGLYLYCAAETLGISRDEMYEQLHSGKAKYSSIFNYPTLSWADIGAIGWLVDGAAIMNQVPLQRCSYGPYARAMVRICKEESFHQRQGFDILTVLCKGTPEQKAMAQDALNRWWWPSLMMFGPSDDASVHSAQSMAWNIKQDSNDELRQKFVDQTVPQAKFLGLTVPDPDLKWNEEKGGHDFGEPDWTEFFEVIAGNGPCNRERLEARRKAWGDGAWFRDALTAHAEKHAVRKTPAAAA; via the coding sequence ATGTACGCACAGATGGTCAAGACGGACGCGGCCCGGGTGAAGAGCCTGGACGAGATGGAGCCGCAGGAGCGTGCCTTCCAGGAGCGGATCGATGCCGGCCAGAAGATCGAGCCCAAGGAATGGATGCCGGAGGCCTATCGCAAGACGCTGATCCGGCAGATTTCCCAGCACGCCCATTCCGAGATCGTCGGCCAGCTGCCCGAAGGAAACTGGATCACGCGCGCGCCGACGCTTGAACGCAAGGCGATCCTGCTGGCCAAGGTGCAGGACGAGGCCGGCCACGGCCTCTACCTCTACTGCGCGGCCGAGACGCTCGGCATCAGTCGCGACGAGATGTACGAACAGCTGCATTCCGGCAAGGCGAAGTATTCCTCGATCTTCAACTATCCGACGCTGAGCTGGGCCGATATCGGCGCCATCGGCTGGCTGGTCGATGGTGCCGCGATCATGAACCAGGTGCCGCTGCAGCGCTGTTCCTATGGGCCTTACGCACGCGCCATGGTTCGCATCTGCAAGGAAGAAAGCTTCCACCAGCGCCAGGGTTTCGACATCCTGACCGTGCTCTGCAAGGGCACGCCCGAGCAGAAAGCGATGGCTCAGGACGCGCTGAACCGCTGGTGGTGGCCGTCATTGATGATGTTCGGCCCTTCCGACGATGCCTCGGTGCATTCGGCGCAATCCATGGCTTGGAACATCAAGCAGGATTCGAACGACGAACTGCGACAGAAATTCGTCGACCAGACCGTGCCGCAGGCAAAATTCCTCGGCCTCACCGTCCCCGATCCGGACCTTAAGTGGAACGAGGAGAAGGGCGGCCATGATTTCGGCGAGCCGGACTGGACCGAATTCTTCGAGGTGATCGCCGGCAACGGCCCCTGCAACCGCGAGCGGCTGGAAGCCCGCCGCAAGGCCTGGGGCGATGGCGCCTGGTTCCGCGACGCACTCACCGCCCATGCTGAAAAACATGCCGTTCGCAAGACGCCGGCGGCAGCAGCGTAA
- the paaB gene encoding 1,2-phenylacetyl-CoA epoxidase subunit PaaB produces MTSEWPLWEVFIRGQHGLNHRHVGSLHAPDAKMAIHNARDVYTRRNEGVSIWVVRSSDVVASAPSDKGPLFDPANSKVYRHPTFFDVPDEVGHM; encoded by the coding sequence ATGACAAGCGAATGGCCCCTGTGGGAAGTCTTCATCCGCGGCCAGCATGGCCTCAATCACAGGCATGTCGGCAGCCTGCATGCGCCGGATGCCAAGATGGCGATCCACAATGCCCGCGACGTCTACACGCGCCGCAATGAAGGCGTGAGCATCTGGGTGGTGCGCTCGTCCGATGTGGTGGCCAGCGCGCCGTCCGACAAGGGCCCGCTGTTCGACCCCGCCAATTCCAAGGTCTACCGCCACCCGACCTTCTTCGACGTCCCGGACGAAGTGGGCCATATGTGA
- the paaC gene encoding 1,2-phenylacetyl-CoA epoxidase subunit PaaC, with amino-acid sequence MSTTATATAEFALRMGDNCLILGHRDSEWCGHSPALEEDIALANTALDHVGQAQLWLGLACEIEGKGKTADTLAFLRDASGYRNILLVEQPNGDFGRTIMRQFLFDAWHLPMLKALTNSSDRRIAEIAEKASKEVAYHLERSTDLVVRLGDGTRESQGRMQSALDFLWPYTGEMFLGDALDEELETAGVAPAPASLRPAWDQHVGRTLAEATLKAPDRNYAQKGGKRGVHSEHLGFILAEMQFLQRAYPDAKW; translated from the coding sequence ATGAGCACGACTGCTACCGCCACAGCGGAATTCGCGCTGCGCATGGGCGACAACTGCCTGATCCTCGGCCATCGTGATTCCGAATGGTGCGGGCATTCGCCGGCGCTCGAAGAAGACATCGCGCTGGCAAACACCGCACTCGACCATGTCGGCCAGGCGCAGTTGTGGCTCGGCCTTGCCTGCGAGATCGAAGGCAAGGGCAAGACGGCCGATACGCTTGCCTTCCTGCGCGACGCCTCCGGCTATCGCAACATTTTGCTGGTCGAGCAGCCGAATGGCGATTTCGGCCGCACCATCATGCGCCAGTTCCTGTTCGATGCCTGGCATCTGCCGATGCTGAAGGCGCTGACCAACTCCAGCGACAGGCGCATTGCCGAGATCGCGGAGAAGGCGTCCAAGGAGGTCGCCTACCATCTCGAGCGCAGCACCGACCTGGTCGTGCGCCTTGGCGATGGAACCCGCGAAAGCCAGGGCCGGATGCAGTCGGCGCTGGATTTCCTGTGGCCATACACCGGCGAGATGTTCCTGGGGGATGCGCTGGACGAAGAGCTGGAGACTGCAGGCGTAGCCCCCGCACCTGCTTCGCTACGACCAGCATGGGATCAGCATGTCGGCCGCACGCTGGCCGAGGCGACGCTCAAGGCACCGGACAGGAACTATGCCCAGAAGGGTGGCAAGCGCGGTGTGCATTCCGAACACCTCGGCTTCATCCTGGCCGAAATGCAGTTCCTGCAGCGCGCCTACCCCGACGCGAAATGGTGA
- the paaD gene encoding 1,2-phenylacetyl-CoA epoxidase subunit PaaD — MNVAAISRPRLSQIWSWLADIPDPEIPVISVIDLGIIRDVAWRGDTLEVTVTPTYSGCPATGVINFEIERTLIEHGIEKLELKRQLSPAWTTAWISAGGREKLSAYGIAPPQEGTAACAGALKPLTVSCPQCGSTKTERVSQFGSTPCKAHYRCTECLEPFDYFKSI, encoded by the coding sequence ATGAACGTCGCCGCCATCTCTCGCCCTCGCCTCAGCCAGATCTGGTCGTGGCTGGCCGATATCCCGGATCCGGAAATCCCGGTCATCTCGGTCATCGACCTCGGCATCATCCGCGATGTCGCCTGGCGTGGCGACACGCTGGAGGTGACGGTGACGCCGACCTATTCCGGCTGCCCGGCTACCGGCGTCATCAATTTCGAGATCGAACGGACCCTGATCGAACACGGCATCGAGAAGCTCGAGCTCAAGCGTCAGCTGTCGCCGGCCTGGACCACTGCCTGGATCAGCGCCGGGGGCCGCGAAAAGCTCAGCGCCTATGGCATCGCCCCGCCCCAGGAAGGCACCGCGGCCTGCGCCGGAGCGCTCAAGCCCCTCACCGTCTCGTGCCCGCAATGCGGCTCGACGAAAACCGAGCGCGTCAGCCAGTTCGGATCGACACCGTGCAAGGCGCACTATCGCTGCACCGAGTGCCTGGAACCCTTCGATTATTTCAAGAGCATCTGA